In the Flagellimonas sp. MMG031 genome, one interval contains:
- a CDS encoding DUF6730 family protein, with amino-acid sequence MGYKKLDEVMELLADELDGFNKSIDRLKQLTENVYNIKVEASTDNIQKLLHRHLEKEKWNIESIDQKTNTIGKAVIKAKMIPRALFWLTIAVWTISIVTICYLGIRVSRLDSIREKSFESGRQEVITTLRGFFDENPGLFESYESWRLSGKEVDPTKPKK; translated from the coding sequence ATGGGATATAAAAAACTGGACGAGGTAATGGAATTGTTGGCCGATGAACTTGATGGGTTCAACAAATCCATCGATAGGCTAAAACAGCTTACAGAGAACGTCTATAACATAAAGGTGGAAGCCTCTACCGATAACATACAGAAATTGCTCCATAGACATCTGGAAAAGGAAAAGTGGAACATAGAATCCATTGACCAGAAGACAAACACTATCGGGAAAGCGGTAATAAAAGCCAAGATGATTCCGAGGGCATTGTTCTGGCTGACGATAGCGGTCTGGACGATTTCCATTGTTACCATCTGTTATCTGGGAATAAGGGTCTCACGGTTGGATTCAATACGCGAAAAGTCCTTTGAGTCCGGACGGCAAGAGGTCATCACAACTTTAAGGGGCTTTTTTGACGAAAATCCGGGACTATTTGAATCTTATGAATCATGGCGATTGAGTGGGAAAGAGGTGGACCCAACCAAGCCTAAAAAGTAG
- a CDS encoding primase-helicase family protein: protein METTAYVRVGTTYYKLVKSPSISGHFNEQLVSWNEHTIKQDHGKDFLSTVPKYDGFTCIPNHLQFKKEHHGFYNIYSPLEHSPLEGQIGTTKKFLEHIFGKQIELGLDYLQLLYTRPTQILPILCLVSKERSTGKSSFLKWLKEVFGNNLTYLTNDSFGSQFNSDWANRLLICIDEVLFNKEELTERIKYLSTTNRNMLEAKGKDKREVEFFGKFILCSNNEYNFIKIDGNETRFWVRKIFPIKKEETDFLDRLIVEIPAFLHFLNTRKLHSEQATRMWFTPKQLHTTALKLLVQHNRNRVEKELASILLSAMDKFELESIDICPMDALNLLSKTRVKTDMTQLRRLLKKDWKLENQKNSNSYQRIVIWNNGEINMQDAKGRYFTIEKKFLNQNFDETMME, encoded by the coding sequence ATGGAAACAACAGCTTATGTAAGGGTCGGCACCACCTACTACAAGTTGGTAAAAAGCCCCTCCATTTCCGGGCATTTCAATGAGCAGTTGGTCTCGTGGAACGAGCATACCATCAAACAGGATCATGGAAAAGATTTTTTGAGTACAGTCCCTAAATATGATGGCTTTACCTGTATTCCCAACCATTTACAATTTAAAAAGGAACATCACGGGTTCTACAATATCTATTCCCCTTTGGAACATTCCCCTTTAGAGGGACAAATAGGCACCACCAAGAAATTTCTGGAACACATTTTCGGAAAGCAAATAGAGCTTGGCCTAGATTATCTTCAATTACTCTACACCAGGCCAACCCAGATATTACCAATCTTGTGCCTGGTATCCAAAGAAAGAAGCACCGGTAAGAGCTCCTTCCTGAAATGGTTGAAGGAGGTTTTCGGAAATAATCTGACCTACCTGACCAATGACAGTTTTGGCAGTCAGTTCAATTCGGATTGGGCAAACAGACTGCTCATCTGTATTGATGAAGTCCTGTTCAATAAGGAGGAGCTGACAGAACGTATCAAGTACCTGAGCACCACAAACCGGAATATGTTGGAAGCAAAAGGCAAGGACAAGCGCGAAGTCGAATTCTTTGGCAAGTTCATACTCTGCAGCAACAATGAGTATAACTTCATCAAAATTGATGGGAACGAGACACGGTTCTGGGTCCGAAAGATATTTCCAATCAAAAAGGAAGAAACCGATTTTCTTGACCGTTTGATAGTTGAGATTCCGGCCTTCCTTCATTTCTTGAATACTCGGAAACTCCATTCTGAGCAGGCCACCAGAATGTGGTTCACCCCAAAACAGTTACATACCACCGCACTGAAGCTGTTGGTACAACATAATCGCAATCGCGTCGAAAAAGAACTGGCCAGTATCCTACTTAGCGCCATGGACAAGTTCGAACTGGAATCAATCGACATCTGCCCTATGGATGCCCTAAATCTGTTAAGCAAAACGAGGGTAAAAACCGACATGACCCAACTAAGGCGGTTGTTGAAAAAAGACTGGAAACTGGAGAACCAAAAAAACTCCAACAGCTACCAACGGATTGTTATCTGGAACAATGGGGAAATCAATATGCAGGATGCCAAGGGCAGGTACTTTACAATCGAGAAGAAATTTCTGAACCAAAATTTTGATGAAACGATGATGGAATGA
- a CDS encoding DUF6730 family protein — MAYKKLDEVMELLADELDGFNKSIDRLKQLTENVDNI; from the coding sequence ATGGCATATAAAAAACTGGACGAGGTAATGGAATTGTTGGCCGATGAGCTGGACGGGTTCAACAAATCCATCGATAGGCTAAAACAGCTTACGGAGAACGTAGATAATATATAG
- a CDS encoding site-specific integrase: MSSIKVVLRKKALANGSFPIFLRVTKNRRTKYYRTPLNTNLEEWNEDTGSFNGKNANYIQKNRVLLKIKDRALKTYYDLELEKEDFTLDDFDKHFRVDTNPASQDVFRFWDEIIQEMRDAGRMGNAKLYHDASNSIKRFIGFKSLRFSEIDATFLNKYDAFLRSRGGTDGGIGVKMRTIRAMYNKALERNIFKVEKHPFQVYKISRLKGKGIKRALNLEQINKIHNLDLTKYPHLVDHRNYFMFSFYSRGMNFADMICLKWSDIHGERIRYIRNKTKRPFSVKINPPLRAILDHYREHSLGTKYIFPILLQRFDPFAIRPSQKEDTCPI, from the coding sequence ATGTCTTCAATCAAAGTCGTTTTAAGAAAAAAAGCATTGGCCAATGGCTCATTTCCCATCTTTTTAAGGGTGACCAAAAACCGTAGAACCAAATATTACCGCACTCCTTTGAATACGAATTTGGAGGAATGGAACGAAGATACGGGTTCTTTCAATGGAAAGAACGCAAATTATATTCAAAAGAATAGAGTGCTTTTGAAAATAAAAGACCGAGCCTTAAAAACCTACTATGACCTGGAGCTTGAAAAAGAAGATTTTACTCTTGACGATTTTGATAAACATTTTCGAGTAGACACCAATCCAGCTTCTCAGGATGTATTCCGGTTTTGGGACGAGATTATACAGGAAATGCGTGACGCGGGCAGAATGGGTAACGCCAAGCTTTATCACGACGCCTCCAACTCAATCAAACGATTCATTGGTTTTAAAAGTCTACGTTTTTCAGAAATTGATGCTACCTTTTTAAACAAGTATGATGCTTTTTTGCGCTCAAGAGGTGGCACGGATGGCGGAATAGGTGTAAAAATGCGAACGATTCGTGCTATGTACAATAAAGCCTTAGAACGGAATATCTTCAAAGTAGAAAAGCATCCCTTCCAAGTCTACAAAATATCAAGACTGAAAGGCAAAGGCATTAAGAGAGCCTTGAATTTGGAACAGATTAATAAGATTCACAATCTTGATTTAACCAAGTATCCACATCTGGTCGATCACAGAAATTATTTCATGTTCAGTTTCTATTCTAGAGGGATGAACTTCGCGGATATGATTTGTCTGAAATGGAGCGACATCCATGGAGAGCGGATTAGATATATTCGTAATAAAACGAAACGCCCATTTTCTGTAAAAATCAATCCGCCCTTGAGAGCCATTTTAGATCATTATCGAGAACACTCCCTGGGGACAAAGTATATTTTTCCAATTCTCTTACAACGATTTGACCCCTTTGCAATTAGACCATCGCAAAAAGAAGACACTTGCCCAATATAA
- a CDS encoding cation transporter: MKKSLFEISKMDCPSEENLIRMKLDGISDIAELDFDIPNRKLTVFHYGEVEKIEKSISDLKLGDRRISTEKSDRIDFDKKSDQKRLLWVVLAINFAFFLVEMATGLIAKSMGLIADSLDMLADSFVYGFSLFAVGGTLTRKKRIAKLAGYFQLTLALIGFIEVLRRFFGAEKLPDFSTMILVSILALIANGICLYLLQKSKSKEEAHMKASMIFTSNDVIINLGVIVAGLLVHWLDSNKPDLIIGTIVFFLVVQGAFRILKLGK; the protein is encoded by the coding sequence ATGAAAAAGTCATTATTTGAAATTTCCAAGATGGACTGTCCCTCTGAGGAAAACCTTATCCGTATGAAACTGGATGGGATTTCAGATATTGCGGAACTGGACTTTGATATTCCCAACCGAAAATTGACGGTCTTTCATTATGGTGAGGTGGAGAAAATCGAAAAGTCGATTTCAGATTTGAAATTGGGAGATAGAAGAATTTCCACAGAAAAGAGCGACAGAATCGACTTTGATAAAAAATCGGATCAAAAAAGGTTGCTTTGGGTCGTCCTCGCAATAAATTTTGCTTTCTTCCTTGTAGAAATGGCCACCGGGCTAATCGCTAAGTCCATGGGACTTATTGCCGATAGTTTGGACATGTTGGCGGATAGTTTCGTTTATGGCTTCAGCTTGTTTGCCGTAGGTGGAACCCTAACCAGAAAGAAACGGATAGCGAAGCTTGCGGGATATTTCCAGCTCACCTTGGCCCTTATTGGATTTATTGAAGTTCTCAGACGTTTTTTTGGAGCAGAAAAACTTCCCGATTTTTCTACCATGATTCTCGTTTCGATTCTTGCGCTCATCGCCAACGGCATCTGCCTTTACCTGTTGCAAAAGTCAAAGAGCAAGGAGGAGGCCCATATGAAGGCTAGTATGATCTTCACCTCAAATGATGTGATTATTAATTTAGGGGTCATAGTCGCTGGACTACTGGTCCATTGGTTGGATTCTAACAAACCTGACCTAATCATCGGCACAATTGTGTTCTTCCTTGTGGTCCAGGGAGCGTTTAGAATACTTAAGTTGGGCAAGTAA
- a CDS encoding site-specific integrase codes for MFSTINVIFYPKRKVVKEPKKSIIYARITLDGKRAEFSTGKQIELARWDADNCRVRGKGPEILVLNRFFDTLKAKCVFIYDELVRNEEYVDADTVKNIFLGKGQKQYMILEIFQDHNDQMESLVGREYSAGTLQRYKAAKSHISDYIAYKYQKKDFPLKKLDYEFITGFDYYLKSQKKVSHNTATKYIVNFKKIVRIAYANQWIDRDPFFHWSASWKQKEREFLTHEELEAMLKQEFEFERLDTVRDMFLFCCYTGLAFADIEKLTKDDLVKDIKGNKWIKTKRKKTKVLSSIPLLSVPEAIIDKYKEHPRVIEKKTLLPVYTNQRTNSYLKEIATACKIKKTLTTHLARHTFATTVTLSNGVPIESVSKMLGHTSLKTTQIYAKVLDSKISDDMEKLKNDPALLEFAKSI; via the coding sequence ATGTTTTCAACAATCAATGTCATCTTTTACCCAAAGAGAAAGGTAGTTAAGGAACCCAAAAAATCCATTATTTATGCCCGAATCACGCTGGATGGGAAACGTGCTGAGTTCAGCACAGGCAAACAAATCGAGCTAGCCAGATGGGATGCCGACAATTGCAGGGTTCGCGGTAAAGGCCCAGAAATACTAGTGCTGAACCGATTCTTTGACACTTTGAAAGCTAAGTGTGTTTTCATTTATGACGAGCTGGTCCGCAATGAAGAATACGTGGATGCCGATACCGTGAAGAACATCTTTTTGGGCAAGGGCCAAAAACAGTATATGATCTTGGAAATATTCCAAGATCACAACGATCAAATGGAAAGTTTAGTGGGCCGAGAATATTCCGCCGGAACACTTCAGCGATATAAGGCAGCTAAATCACATATCTCAGATTACATAGCATACAAGTACCAAAAAAAGGATTTTCCGCTTAAAAAGCTCGATTATGAGTTTATAACAGGCTTTGATTATTATTTGAAGAGCCAAAAAAAGGTTTCACACAATACAGCGACCAAATATATTGTCAATTTCAAGAAAATTGTTCGCATCGCCTATGCCAACCAATGGATCGATCGGGATCCTTTCTTCCACTGGTCGGCCAGTTGGAAACAAAAAGAACGTGAGTTTCTGACCCATGAGGAACTGGAAGCGATGCTAAAGCAAGAATTTGAATTCGAAAGGCTTGATACAGTACGCGACATGTTTTTATTCTGCTGCTATACTGGACTGGCATTCGCCGATATCGAAAAGTTGACCAAGGATGATCTGGTCAAGGACATCAAAGGGAACAAATGGATCAAGACCAAAAGAAAGAAGACCAAGGTTCTGAGCAGCATTCCACTGTTGAGCGTTCCAGAGGCCATTATCGACAAGTACAAAGAACATCCCAGGGTAATCGAAAAAAAAACATTGCTCCCGGTATATACAAACCAGCGCACTAATTCCTATCTCAAGGAAATCGCCACGGCATGCAAGATCAAAAAGACGTTAACCACGCATTTGGCCAGACACACCTTTGCGACAACCGTTACCCTTTCCAATGGTGTTCCGATTGAATCGGTTAGCAAAATGCTTGGCCATACCTCTTTGAAGACGACCCAGATCTATGCCAAGGTATTGGACAGTAAAATTTCAGATGATATGGAAAAATTGAAAAATGACCCTGCCCTATTGGAGTTTGCCAAGTCCATTTGA
- the mbpA gene encoding mobilization protein MbpA: MKRDYIKFRCSIYEKKLLKKRAKRAGISLSEYCRSSAFGNSVIERLTEEQLECYRTLVQYKNNFTRIGNMFRNRNPLLAKEVELLAEQIRKHLYNFGK, from the coding sequence ATGAAGAGGGACTACATCAAATTCCGCTGCTCCATCTACGAGAAGAAACTGCTCAAAAAAAGGGCAAAAAGGGCGGGCATTTCCCTATCGGAATATTGCAGGAGCTCCGCCTTTGGGAACAGCGTTATCGAGCGGTTGACGGAAGAACAATTGGAATGTTACAGGACATTGGTCCAGTACAAGAACAACTTTACCCGGATAGGAAATATGTTCAGGAACAGGAATCCGCTATTGGCCAAGGAAGTAGAACTCTTAGCCGAGCAAATTCGGAAGCATCTTTACAATTTTGGGAAATGA
- a CDS encoding tyrosine-type recombinase/integrase produces MQLDHRKKKTLAQYNKGLKEIAKLCGINQALSSYVARHSYANCLKQKGVATDIIGESLGHADIKITQVYLKELGNEIVDDAVEVLFS; encoded by the coding sequence TTGCAATTAGACCATCGCAAAAAGAAGACACTTGCCCAATATAACAAGGGTCTGAAAGAAATTGCTAAACTCTGTGGCATCAATCAGGCCTTAAGTTCCTACGTGGCTAGGCACAGTTATGCAAACTGCCTTAAACAAAAAGGGGTGGCCACGGATATTATTGGAGAATCGCTTGGGCATGCAGATATAAAGATTACCCAAGTATACCTCAAAGAATTGGGCAATGAAATTGTGGATGACGCCGTTGAAGTACTTTTTTCCTAA
- a CDS encoding toprim domain-containing protein: MKKERMDCERARTLCLIATLARAGHFPVRETEKEAWYLSPFRSETQASFKVNKKINRWYDHGEGIGGNTIDLVCQLNNCTVSEALKLLSIQDASFSFHQRPRIKLNEDGVSKIKIITTSKIKHVALRQYLDSRKISLGTAQKLCKEVHYRTRGKTYFAIGLKNVDGGWELRNKYWKNSTSPKAISIFQSGHKKLIVMEGMFDMLSLLELMPNIQKTCDLLILNSTAFVEKALAYFKDYDQIDLFLDNDGTGKEKTEFLLEQSHNTKDFSHLYVGFKDMNEWLIGVTKECIGQGIQDVFLLPQKQSCFAPHVRKEKKE; encoded by the coding sequence ATGAAAAAAGAAAGAATGGACTGCGAAAGAGCCCGTACCCTTTGCCTGATCGCTACGCTGGCCAGGGCCGGGCACTTTCCAGTCCGGGAAACGGAAAAAGAAGCTTGGTATCTGAGTCCGTTCCGGTCAGAGACACAAGCCTCTTTTAAGGTCAACAAAAAAATCAACCGCTGGTACGACCATGGAGAGGGCATCGGGGGAAATACCATTGATCTCGTTTGTCAATTGAACAACTGCACGGTCAGTGAGGCACTTAAGCTGCTTTCCATACAGGATGCCTCTTTTTCTTTTCATCAGCGGCCACGCATAAAGCTTAACGAGGACGGTGTAAGCAAAATAAAGATTATCACAACTTCCAAAATCAAACATGTCGCATTGAGGCAATATCTTGATTCAAGAAAGATTTCATTGGGAACAGCTCAGAAGCTCTGCAAGGAGGTACACTATCGAACCAGGGGCAAGACCTATTTTGCCATTGGTCTGAAGAATGTTGACGGGGGTTGGGAACTAAGGAACAAGTACTGGAAAAACTCAACATCGCCCAAGGCCATATCTATTTTCCAGAGCGGCCACAAGAAACTGATTGTCATGGAGGGGATGTTCGATATGCTTTCCCTTTTGGAACTCATGCCAAACATTCAAAAAACCTGTGACCTTTTGATATTGAACTCCACGGCATTTGTTGAAAAGGCTTTGGCTTACTTTAAGGATTATGACCAAATCGACCTCTTTCTGGACAATGACGGAACGGGAAAGGAAAAGACAGAATTTTTACTGGAACAATCGCATAACACCAAGGACTTTTCCCATCTATATGTAGGTTTTAAAGATATGAACGAATGGTTGATAGGGGTAACCAAAGAATGTATTGGGCAGGGAATTCAAGATGTGTTTTTGTTGCCACAAAAACAATCTTGCTTTGCTCCCCATGTTCGCAAAGAAAAAAAGGAATGA
- a CDS encoding PP2C family serine/threonine-protein phosphatase, protein MVEQQLMLLKRMDSYFITNKGARKSNQDVVLVKSLGKYNNLYLLADGMGGYKNGAYAANFITSNLYEELKSLQNIDRESIQKKVNKTTKALTLENEKLESKMGATLGGVIQSSNDLHCFWVGDVKIWHIKHGQIVFESVEHNLKNELIENKVFVEASNAKKYNHIVTRAIQNDIKKAKIGYKLIIDFKPGDYVLIASDGVTDVLGVHQLLEIVNSKQKETDKLSQLDDWLQKNAQDNYSLISIFQGS, encoded by the coding sequence ATGGTGGAGCAACAATTAATGCTGTTAAAAAGGATGGATAGTTATTTCATCACAAATAAGGGGGCGCGTAAATCCAACCAAGATGTCGTGTTGGTCAAAAGTCTAGGTAAGTACAATAACCTATACCTTTTGGCAGATGGCATGGGAGGATACAAGAATGGAGCTTATGCCGCAAACTTTATCACTTCAAACCTATATGAAGAGTTAAAGTCTCTTCAAAATATTGATAGGGAAAGCATTCAAAAAAAGGTGAACAAAACAACAAAAGCTCTAACGCTTGAAAATGAAAAGCTAGAATCTAAAATGGGCGCAACATTGGGAGGAGTTATTCAGAGTAGTAATGACCTGCACTGTTTTTGGGTTGGTGATGTAAAAATTTGGCATATAAAACATGGTCAAATAGTTTTTGAATCAGTAGAGCATAATTTAAAAAATGAATTAATTGAAAATAAGGTTTTTGTAGAAGCAAGCAACGCAAAGAAATACAATCATATTGTAACTAGAGCAATTCAAAATGATATCAAGAAAGCAAAGATTGGCTATAAATTAATTATAGATTTTAAACCTGGGGATTATGTATTGATAGCTTCAGATGGTGTAACAGACGTTTTGGGCGTCCATCAATTGCTAGAAATTGTAAATTCAAAACAAAAAGAAACAGACAAACTTTCTCAATTGGACGATTGGTTACAAAAAAATGCACAGGATAATTATTCGTTGATTTCAATATTTCAAGGTTCCTAA
- a CDS encoding ATP-binding protein, whose translation MIKRILEEKIIQKLDKGKAILVIGPRQVGKTTLINSILENRDHLFLDGDDSTVRNLLTNPNTEQLKSIIGNYKTLFIDEAQRIENIGLTLKIITDQFKKVQLLVSGSSAFELNNQTSEPLTGRKWEYKLYPISWQELEDSIGYVKSEQQLELRILYGMYPDVINHPGYEIEVLKQLTNSYLYKDILAFSGIRKPQVLEKLLRALALQLGSEVSYNELAQLVGVDKNTVSNYIDVLEKGYVIFRLSSFSRNLRNEIKTNQKIYFYDTGVRNAIIGNFNLLDSRSDKGGLWENFLIAERIKKLAYDGSLSNSYFWRTKQQQEVDYVEEVSGKITGYEFKWSEKAKAKLPKSFMESYNATIEVIHRNNFREFV comes from the coding sequence ATGATTAAACGAATCTTAGAAGAGAAAATCATTCAAAAGCTGGATAAGGGAAAGGCAATCCTAGTCATTGGACCGAGACAAGTTGGAAAAACGACCTTAATCAATTCCATTTTGGAAAATAGGGACCATTTGTTTTTGGATGGTGATGATTCCACCGTCAGAAATCTATTGACCAACCCCAACACCGAGCAACTAAAGAGCATTATAGGCAACTATAAAACCTTGTTCATCGATGAGGCTCAACGTATCGAGAATATCGGGTTGACCTTAAAAATAATCACCGACCAGTTCAAAAAAGTACAACTATTGGTAAGCGGTTCTTCGGCATTTGAATTGAACAATCAGACCAGCGAGCCATTGACCGGAAGAAAATGGGAATACAAATTGTATCCCATTTCTTGGCAGGAGTTGGAGGACAGTATTGGTTATGTAAAGTCTGAGCAGCAGCTCGAATTAAGAATCCTTTACGGCATGTATCCAGATGTTATAAACCATCCTGGGTACGAAATTGAGGTTTTAAAACAATTGACCAACAGCTATCTCTACAAAGATATTTTGGCATTTAGCGGAATACGAAAGCCCCAAGTGTTGGAAAAATTACTTCGTGCCCTGGCCTTGCAGTTGGGCAGCGAGGTAAGCTACAATGAACTTGCCCAATTGGTGGGCGTTGATAAGAATACCGTTTCCAATTACATCGATGTTCTTGAAAAAGGGTATGTGATTTTTAGGTTATCAAGCTTTAGCAGGAATCTGAGGAACGAAATAAAGACCAACCAAAAGATTTACTTCTACGATACAGGGGTGAGAAACGCCATTATCGGGAATTTCAATCTATTGGACAGCCGAAGTGACAAGGGGGGTCTCTGGGAGAACTTCTTGATAGCAGAGCGCATCAAAAAACTGGCCTACGATGGCTCTTTGTCCAATTCCTATTTTTGGCGAACAAAACAGCAACAGGAAGTGGATTATGTTGAAGAGGTCTCAGGGAAAATCACGGGCTACGAGTTTAAGTGGAGTGAAAAAGCTAAAGCCAAGCTTCCAAAGTCTTTTATGGAAAGTTACAATGCCACTATTGAAGTAATCCACAGAAACAATTTTAGGGAATTTGTGTAG
- a CDS encoding relaxase/mobilization nuclease domain-containing protein, whose amino-acid sequence MIGKGKSIAHTGQSMGYGWNQEKGAEVVHSQNLAGETAKQVTEEFKLVQEMNPRCQKNTLSFVLSPTKEDGKDLSNKELGELTKSFIEKMQLQDRQAIAFVHRDKAHTHVHLYTNRIGFDGKAYKDSFIGKRSQQMAEQVAMEKGLTTVKMVQIEKEMETFNIRQGIKRIHEQVMDKERPKTLLDYMRAMGERKVQVIPSINKAGKLQGFRFEHKGHNFKGSEVHRSMSGGNLTKQLAHGMALNKQLESAKGLAMVGKAAELVSNASLKLIRKTLEQAAKRAMDSGMGY is encoded by the coding sequence ATGATCGGCAAGGGAAAATCCATAGCGCACACCGGCCAGTCCATGGGATATGGCTGGAACCAGGAAAAGGGGGCAGAGGTGGTCCACAGCCAAAACCTGGCCGGGGAAACGGCCAAACAGGTGACCGAGGAGTTCAAATTGGTACAGGAGATGAACCCACGTTGCCAAAAGAACACCCTGAGCTTTGTGCTCAGTCCCACCAAAGAGGATGGTAAGGACCTTTCGAACAAAGAGCTGGGAGAACTGACCAAAAGCTTTATTGAGAAGATGCAGCTTCAGGACAGACAGGCCATCGCCTTTGTGCACCGTGACAAGGCCCATACGCATGTACACCTATACACAAACCGTATAGGTTTTGATGGCAAGGCCTACAAGGACAGCTTTATCGGAAAGCGTAGCCAACAAATGGCCGAACAGGTGGCCATGGAAAAGGGGCTTACAACGGTAAAAATGGTGCAGATTGAAAAGGAGATGGAGACCTTTAACATCCGTCAGGGCATCAAGCGCATCCATGAACAGGTCATGGACAAGGAACGGCCAAAAACCCTATTGGATTACATGAGGGCTATGGGGGAAAGAAAGGTTCAGGTCATCCCAAGCATCAATAAGGCGGGAAAGCTGCAAGGTTTTCGGTTCGAGCACAAGGGGCACAATTTCAAGGGAAGCGAGGTACACCGTTCGATGTCGGGCGGAAACTTGACCAAACAACTTGCACACGGCATGGCGCTTAACAAGCAATTGGAATCTGCCAAGGGATTGGCCATGGTTGGTAAGGCAGCGGAACTGGTATCAAATGCCTCACTAAAATTGATAAGAAAAACATTGGAGCAGGCCGCAAAACGGGCGATGGATAGTGGAATGGGATATTAA
- a CDS encoding metallophosphoesterase has translation MATIQYLSDLHLEFPENKQFIQDNPIRPNADILVMAGDIVMFSLLDKFDWFFDDLSQKFQQVYWIPGNHEYYGSDIKYRTGNFKEKIRDNIYLLNNQTVLVDDVELIFTTLWTQLSDKNQKLIIGTLSDFRTIRNNGQLLTTSDYNSLNQDDAIFLRKTLQKNNKQKVVITHHVPTFYNYPKKYLGDPLNEAFAIELEDLIKTNGPHYWIFGHHHSNTEPFKMGSTTLTTNQLGYVQMGEHIQFSYNSVISL, from the coding sequence ATGGCTACAATCCAATATCTGTCGGACCTTCATTTGGAATTCCCTGAAAATAAACAATTCATTCAGGACAATCCCATCAGACCCAATGCGGATATCCTGGTCATGGCAGGAGACATCGTAATGTTTTCTTTATTGGACAAATTTGATTGGTTTTTCGATGACCTATCCCAAAAGTTCCAACAGGTATACTGGATTCCGGGCAATCATGAATACTACGGATCCGACATCAAGTACAGGACTGGAAACTTCAAAGAAAAGATACGGGACAATATCTATTTACTAAACAATCAAACCGTGCTAGTCGATGATGTGGAATTGATTTTTACCACTCTTTGGACCCAACTCTCGGATAAAAATCAAAAGCTCATCATTGGAACGCTTTCAGATTTCAGAACTATTAGAAACAACGGGCAATTACTGACCACTTCTGATTATAATTCCCTAAATCAGGATGACGCCATCTTTTTGAGAAAGACCTTGCAAAAGAACAATAAACAGAAGGTTGTTATCACACATCATGTACCCACTTTTTACAATTATCCAAAGAAATACTTAGGTGATCCCCTTAACGAAGCATTTGCCATTGAACTGGAAGATCTTATAAAAACTAATGGTCCTCATTATTGGATCTTTGGTCACCATCATTCCAACACGGAACCTTTTAAAATGGGAAGCACCACGCTTACGACCAACCAATTGGGTTATGTACAGATGGGTGAACATATACAATTCTCTTATAATTCAGTGATCAGCCTATGA